The genomic window ATTAGACCAAGACGACATCAACGACGCTCACGACGCAGCACCCAGCTTTGACGACGACAGCGAAGACTTCATGTCCTCACTAGGTGAACTCGGTGAAGCCGCCTCAATCATCACTCACGACGAACCAGAGACCGAATCATTTCCACAACCAGCACCAACAGAAGAAGCAGAGAGGAAGAAAACTATGGGTATACGCGAAAAACTCAAGGCCAAGAAAGACGGAACTTCTCACGACTCATCACCCGCACCAGCGAAAAAATCTTCAGCCAGAAGCGGGGGTGGCGGAATACTCACACCCTTGCTCCTGATTCTCTTATTGGGCGTTATGGCCTTCGGTGTCTGGAAGCTTCAACAATTGTCGGACACCCTCACTGCAATAATGCTCAGTTCAGGCAGCCCCGGAGCTTTCACAGGAACAGCGGAACCGGTCAATCCATCCTACGATTACGCAATAGACTTCATTCTGGACCCAAACATCACCGAACGCATGGCCGCAAGAGGACGTGAAGGCTGGCAGGTCGTCGGGTCAAGGCGCACTCAGGACAGCACTACGGGACAATACGGCTACGAGTTCATATTCATGCGCAGGACCCCGGGAAGGTGATTAGCAATGGCATTATTCGCAAAGTTACGTGAACGCCTAAAAGGTGTGCGAGAAAAATGGAGCGGAAGTATCGCTAGGTTATTCTCGTCCTCAAAGTTTGAGCCTGAGTTCTGGGACAACCTAGAGGAACAATTAATCATGGGTGATACCGGCCTCGATTTCGCTGAAGAGATTATTGACACCCTAAAGCGCGAGGCCAAGAACAAAGCCGTAAAGACTCCCGAACAATTACGGGAGATCTTCACCCGCAGGATTACCGACGAACTTAATTCTGTTCCGGGAATGGGGCAGGGCTTCTCACTCACTAACAAACCCCTAGTCCTCCTCATGATCGGCGTGAACGGCAGCGGCAAAACTACCAGTGCCGGAAAGCTCGCGATGATGTTCAAGCGTCAGGGGAAAAGCGTAATCCTCTCAGCCGCAGACACCTTCAGGGCCGCCGCAGTCGAACAGCTCAAGATTTGGGGAGAACGTTCGGGAGTCAGGGTAATAGCTCAGGGCCAGGGGAGCGACCCGGCCGCCGTAGCTTTCGATTCGTGGAAGGCCGCAGAGAGTTCACGCGCCGATGTCCTAATCGTTGACACAGCAGGAAGGCTCCACGACAAACATAATCTCATGGAGGAACTGCGAAAGATTCACAGGGTGCTGCTGCGTGAGACAGGAGAGGACAGACTCGAGACCGTGCTAGTTCTTGATTCTGTGCTCGG from Synergistaceae bacterium includes these protein-coding regions:
- the ftsY gene encoding signal recognition particle-docking protein FtsY; amino-acid sequence: MALFAKLRERLKGVREKWSGSIARLFSSSKFEPEFWDNLEEQLIMGDTGLDFAEEIIDTLKREAKNKAVKTPEQLREIFTRRITDELNSVPGMGQGFSLTNKPLVLLMIGVNGSGKTTSAGKLAMMFKRQGKSVILSAADTFRAAAVEQLKIWGERSGVRVIAQGQGSDPAAVAFDSWKAAESSRADVLIVDTAGRLHDKHNLMEELRKIHRVLLRETGEDRLETVLVLDSVLGQNSIAQAETFNSIIPVSSIILTKYDNTAKGGVVISIARKLRIPVRYIGLGEGEDDLDTFSPEDFANALMNSEQS